The following proteins are co-located in the Cryptosporidium parvum Iowa II chromosome 6, whole genome shotgun sequence genome:
- a CDS encoding apyrase; calcium-activated nucleotidase SCAN-1-like protein; signal peptide — translation MKESSTINYLITLTFIIPFVLSQSTLLNLGAGGAQERRVCTDEMPCNFRLVADLDMNSKPGNGEKNYKSLFQKGSIIQDKRGNYRVDWGEILELKSGYNEYGRGMELSELISYNGMMLAGDDRTGIIFEITDDGKGVAPRYILSEGNGRTAKGMKIEWFAVRDGILWVGSFGKEFVSNGIIEKRDNMWVATIDKRGHVSRFNWSFVYEKIRNSLGAQYPGYCIHEAVIWSHLMRKWIFLPRRVSFDEYDEEKDEKRGSNKMIIMTDDFEILEIIDVGLIIPERGFSSLKFLPGSFDQIIVATKSVEESISDTQKSFLTIFTINGKILMEDLEVPGDYKYEGIEFI, via the coding sequence ATGAAAGAATCAAGCACAATTAATTATCTAATAACACTTACATTCATTATTCCTTTCGTACTTTCCCAGTCaacattattaaatcttGGTGCAGGGGGTGCACAGGAAAGGAGGGTTTGCACTGACGAAATGCCATGTAACTTTAGATTGGTTGCTGATTTAGATATGAACTCAAAGCCAGGGAATGGGGAAAAGAATTACAAAagtttatttcaaaaaggGTCAATAATACAGGACAAAAGGGGCAACTATCGAGTGGACTGGGGAGAAATTCTGGAACTTAAAAGCGGATATAATGAATATGGGAGAGGGATGGAATTAAGTGAGTTAATTTCATATAATGGAATGATGCTTGCGGGCGACGACCGTACaggaataatttttgaaataactGATGATGGGAAAGGAGTAGCACCAAGATATATATTATCTGAAGGTAATGGAAGAACAGCTAAGGGAATGAAGATTGAGTGGTTTGCTGTAAGAGATGGAATATTGTGGGTTGGCAGTTTTGGAAAAGAGTTCGTATCAAACGGcataatagaaaaaaggGATAATATGTGGGTAGCCACAATTGATAAAAGAGGACATGTTTCACGATTTAATTGGAGTTTTGTTTATGAAAAAATTAGGAATTCACTGGGGGCGCAATATCCAGGTTATTGTATTCATGAAGCAGTGATTTGGAGTCATTTAATGAGAAAGTGGATATTTTTACCAAGAAGAGTTAGCTTCGATGAGTATGATGAGGAGAAAGACGAAAAGAGAGGTTCCAAtaaaatgataattatgacagatgattttgaaattcttgaaattattgacGTAGGATTGATAATACCTGAAAGAggtttttcttctttaaaatttctTCCTGGGTCGTTTGACCAGATAATAGTTGCAACAAAAAGCGTTGAAGAATCAATTTCGGACACTCAAAAGTCTTTCTTAACTATATTCACAATAAATGGaaaaattttaatggaAGATTTAGAAGTGCCTGGAGACTACAAATACGAGGGGATAGAATTTATATAG
- a CDS encoding DNA repair protein Rad4p — translation MQKVKNEARQVYILGWLIHLRILNRIVDNIFIKSHILSLYLYYNQEYDTQKSIRGIYQWFRKYFKTYYLPNEYWIYKLHNFEAKTNNAFSKSNWMGAYYSLFLNEGKDFAPCLNGVMYNTIGRVENNFLEKFQEIYRQFAPLIDQRSFFLGKILGRMISSILSGKCSAEASNILFAALVRSLGHHCRLTLFIPPIINFKKSCELQCNDRRAELWVEVFEPKFNKWISVDIHRGGWNFTGCSTVPFVTYPEKNISSIEHNSDKGLFSKLFLSEFNDDSDDSDKSLSLKKITPISVIPLKKTETRQRSVKYETSNIAEQDEQRESLAFEFSNKKKTESLTLTQLQCKIDISRTNIKHKINESIGWWIISVNEYGYLRETTGRYVSDWSQVFQAQQKNSFKQKVESIISTINSTSNQYSSRLLKLELLDDFELEKIIHENDVIPISKTSFKNHPKYAIISCLNSLEIIHPKEPIVGYFQGEPIYLRENVQTLKTRTQWDQEQREIKIGQQPIKIIFKKKNDDVDLKGKVKLEYYAEFQTQIKPLAELNHLDQIPKDHFKSINISIKGNIPNSCVHIKDSCEGLNNDKVMFTSRYYSTWKTENIVDIIKRSNIDYARAFIGHDFKNGSKPNYDGVIIKKKDVTLLQSLKKRFELMNINKMANFIWNDVLQSAKDFLNSLSRNNLSKNTLNKDYDPGLEPNCQKLINVSYKFCKIKNLSERLLEESYKAINKKKRKQIDT, via the coding sequence ATGCAAAAAGTCAAAAATGAAGCAAGACAGGTCTATATCTTAGGTTGGCTGATCCACTTAAGAATTCTTAATCGAATTGTTGACaacattttcattaaatctCACATTTTATCCCTGTACCTATATTATAATCAAGAATATGATACACAAAAAAGTATTAGAGGAATATATCAGTGGTTTAGAAAGTATTTCAAAACATATTATTTACCAAATGAATATTGGATTTACAAACTCCATAATTTTGAAGCGAAGACTAACAATGCGTTTTCGAAATCAAATTGGATGGGTGCATactattctttatttttaaatgaagGTAAAGATTTTGCCCCATGCTTAAATGGAGTAATGTATAATACAATTGGAAGAGTCgagaataattttcttgaaaaatTTCAGGAAATATACAGACAATTCGCACCTCTGATAGATCAACGTAGTTTCTTTCTTGGTAAAATTCTCGGAAGAATGATCAGTTCTATTTTATCTGGAAAATGTAGTGCTGAGGCCAGTAACATTCTTTTTGCTGCCCTGGTCCGATCGCTAGGTCATCATTGCCGCCTAACGTTATTTATTCCTCctattattaactttaaaaaaagttgtGAATTGCAATGCAACGATAGGAGAGCTGAGCTTTGGGTTGAGGTCTTCGAACCAAAGTTCAACAAGTGGATTTCAGTCGATATTCATCGTGGGGGGTGGAACTTCACAGGATGTTCTACAGTTCCGTTTGTAACTTAtccagaaaaaaatatttcttcaattgaACACAATAGCGATAAGGGATTGTTTTCAAAACTATTCTTAAGTGAATTTAATGATGACTCTGATGACTCAGACAAAAGCTTAAgtcttaaaaaaataacacCCATATCAGTTATTCccttaaaaaaaactgaAACTAGACAAAGATCAGTCAAATATGAAACGAGTAATATTGCTGAGCAAGATGAACAAAGAGAGTCCTTAgcatttgaattttcaaataaaaagaaaacagAATCATTAACACTCACTCAATTACAGTGCAAAATCGATATCTCAAGgacaaatattaaacatAAGATTAATGAGAGCATTGGATGGTGGATTATATCTGTTAATGAGTATGGGTATTTAAGAGAAACCACTGGAAGATATGTATCAGACTGGTCTCAAGTGTTTCAAGCTCAACAGAAGAATTCATTTAAACAAAAGGTTGAGTCAATAATATCAACAATAAATTCCACTTCCAATCAGTATAGCTCTAGGCTGCTtaaattggaattattagATGATTTCGAattggaaaaaattataCACGAAAATGATGTAATTCCTATTTCAAAAACATCTTTCAAAAACCATCCAAAATACGCCATTATTTCATGTCTTAATTCTTTAGAAATCATTCATCCAAAGGAGCCTATTGTTGGATATTTTCAGGGCGAGCCAATTTATCTTAGAGAAAATGTCCAAACGTTAAAGACTAGGACTCAGTGGGATCAAGAACAACGCGAAATTAAGATTGGTCAGCAaccaataaaaattatcttcaaaaagaaaaatgatGACGTTGACTTAAAGGGCAAAGTGAAGCTAGAATACTATGCAGAATTTCAGACGCAGATTAAACCTTTGGCGGAGTTGAACCACCTTGATCAAATTCCAAAAGATCATTTTAAgtcaataaatatttctattaaaggAAATATACCTAATTCATGTGTTCATATAAAAGATTCTTGTGAGGGTCTTAATAACGATAAAGTTATGTTTACTTCCAGGTATTACTCTACGTGGAAAactgaaaatattgttgatataattaaaagaagTAACATCGACTACGCAAGAGCGTTTATTGGTCACGACTTTAAAAATGGGTCAAAACCTAATTACGATGGagtaattattaaaaaaaaggatGTTACTCTGTTGCAATCACTAAAAAAACGatttgaattaatgaatataaataaaatggCTAATTTCATCTGGAATGACGTTCTGCAAAGTGCTAaagattttttgaatagCCTCTCTCGGAATAATTTGTCAAAAAATACATTAAATAAAGACTACGATCCTGGTTTAGAGCCCAATTGTCAAAAGCTAATTAATGTGAGTTACAAATTCTGcaaaataaaaaacttATCAGAAAgattattagaagaaaGTTACAAAGcaattaacaaaaaaaagagaaaacaAATCGATacataa
- a CDS encoding possible histone mRNA hairpin-binding protein, giving the protein MTENSTREKTVVSKPGWGAVRWADLSISDASNSWIYTQSDTKNESKSIGLTSLLQKNIKLNDSSSEYQCRKTIKENKEKMPNRGFLTINGAETNIEPKLEISNLPQYLGKVSNENFEAIEKGQNIESQEFRFGEGTFTGGLTDISKSDQAVKCLIQDANLNMPKVFGDLPQILNNHSSTNKKRSKDHTENSEYSENINFNYELQVDEDKICKKIKHSKTSTSATEGPKLGKETNQNAVYERCAQKKTTNQLSTPRRISNSTSKSPKGGTPKTPQISSSGRNNDLSIDGTASSNIDWNKRISSRLFQIAIGKGTRAYQNFLKLKPRKEDREPNDPQTPNAHTRCPQKQFTDQLNQWRKSLHQYDDFDSNILEL; this is encoded by the coding sequence ATGACTGAGAATTCTACTCGTGAAAAAACAGTAGTGAGTAAACCTGGTTGGGGAGCTGTGAGATGGGCGGATCTGAGTATTAGCGATGCTTCAAATAGCTGGATATATACTCAAAGCGatacaaaaaatgaatctAAATCTATTGGGTTAACTTctcttcttcaaaaaaatataaaactTAATGATAGCTCAAGCGAATATCAATGCAGAAAAactattaaagaaaataaggaaAAAATGCCAAATAGAGGGTTTTTAACAATTAATGGTGCTgaaacaaatattgaacctaaattagaaatatcGAATTTACCTCAGTATTTAGGTAAAGTGAGCAATGAAAACTTCGAAGCAATCGAAAAGGGTCAAAACATTGAAAGCCAAGAATTTCGATTTGGAGAGGGAACATTCACAGGTGGCTTAACTGATATAAGCAAAAGTGATCAGGCAGTTAAATGCCTCATACAAGATGCCAATTTAAATATGCCGAAAGTGTTCGGGGATTTGCCACAAATACTAAATAATCATTCTAGCactaataaaaaaagaagtaaAGATCATACTGAGAACTCAGAATATAGcgaaaatattaatttcaactATGAACTTCAGGTTGATGAAGATAAAATATGCAAGAAGATCAAACACTCAAAAACGAGTACTTCTGCAACCGAAGGTCCCAAGCTTGGCAAAGAAACGAATCAGAATGCCGTATATGAGAGGTGCgcacaaaaaaaaacaactAACCAATTGAGTACTCCTAGAAGGATAAGTAATAGTACAAGTAAATCTCCGAAGGGAGGAACTCCGAAAACACCACAAATTAGCAGTAGTGGTCGTAATAACGATTTATCAATCGATGGTACCGCGAGCTCCAATATTGATTGGAATAAACGGATTTCTAGTagattatttcaaattgcCATTGGAAAGGGTACAAGAGCATATCagaattttttgaaactTAAGCCTAGAAAAGAGGATAGAGAACCTAACGATCCTCAAACTCCAAACGCTCATACAAGGTGCCCACAGAAACAATTTACTGATCAACTAAATCAGTGGAGAAAGTCTCTTCATCAATATGATGACTTTGACTCCAATATTCTGGAGTTGTGA
- a CDS encoding exonuclease i/din7p-like; xeroderma pigmentosum G N-region plus xeroderma pigmentosum G I-region plus HhH2 domain produces MGIQGLLPNVDNISIKSKIDFFKGKRVAIDTYGWLHRSAANCAESIVLGKPTRVHINYCIEKIRTLQGKGLIPVCVFDGATLPMKRVTEEERSKRRSDAKREIIRLKSEKKSYSSYNMRSLCQKALDITPNIAHQVLEVLRDEYKIECIVAPYEADAQLSYLSRIKYIDAVITEDSDMLVFGSICTIYKYDDKTGNCRVIYWKDLYKSGVISQLMFSYETFVLGCILTGCDYVKSPQGVGIKTAMKLVQECNADLERIILQLKDLGKDIPQSYAIDVQNAMITFFHQTVYDPIEGNMVPLSNSDRPKSEIETNVTLDNVPIFIEFNNQMKQGNLIECNEMKNFIGPIIQGKVAKDICLGFIHPETHLAFDDPINSHSEFQLNLGHDCNNRDNQIKPSRDSRASLEKENLDDNTGKSECDIEELIKQSIRSPVNRKKSNISLFSHKESHVGLKKKRRAIWLGSEVENNAIKEIKLLDNLAYKA; encoded by the coding sequence ATGGGGATACAAGGATTACTACCTAATGTTGACAACATAAGTATCAAGAGCAAAATCGACTTCtttaaaggaaaaagaGTAGCAATTGATACATATGGTTGGCTTCATAGATCGGCTGCTAATTGCGCAGAAAGTATTGTATTAGGCAAACCTACTCGAGttcatattaattattgtatCGAAAAAATCAGGACTCTTCAAGGGAAAGGACTTATTCCGGTTTGTGTGTTCGATGGTGCCACTCTTCCTATGAAGAGAGTTActgaagaagaaagaagtAAAAGGAGAAGCGATGCAAAGAGAGAAATTATCAGATTAAAAAGCGAAAAAAAGTCTTATAGTTCATATAATATGAGAAGTTTGTGCCAAAAAGCTCTTGATATCACCCCAAATATAGCTCACCAGGTTTTGGAAGTATTAAGAGATGAATACAAAATAGAATGCATTGTTGCTCCGTATGAAGCTGACGCACAACTTTCATATCTTTCAAGAATAAAGTATATTGATGCGGTGATAACTGAAGATAGCGATATGCTAGTGTTTGGAAGCATATGTACAATTTACAAATACGACGATAAGACAGGTAACTGTAGAGTGATATATTGGAAAGATTTGTATAAAAGTGGTGTGATTTCACAATTAATGTTCTCATACGAAACTTTTGTACTAGGGTGCATATTGACTGGTTGTGACTATGTAAAGTCACCACAGGGGGTGGGGATAAAAACTGCGATGAAGCTTGTGCAAGAATGTAATGCAGATTTAGAAAGGATAATATTACAACTTAAGGATTTAGGCAAGGATATACCACAAAGTTATGCAATTGATGTTCAGAATGCAATGATTACATTCTTCCACCAAACAGTTTATGACCCTATTGAAGGAAATATGGTCCCACTTTCAAATAGTGACAGGCCTAAAAGCGAAATTGAGACTAACGTTACCTTAGATAATGTACCAATATTTATTGAGTTTAATAACCAAATGAAGCAAGGCAATTTGATTGAATGTAACGAGatgaaaaattttattgGGCCGATTATTCAAGGCAAGGTAGCAAAGGATATTTGCTTAGGTTTTATTCATCCAGAAACTCACCTTGCATTTGATGATCCAATAAATAGTCATTCTGAGTTCCAATTGAATCTTGGCCATGATTGTAACAATAGAGATAACCAAATAAAGCCATCTAGAGACTCTAGAGCTTcattagaaaaagaaaatttagATGATAATACAGGGAAAAGTGAATGCGATATTGAAGAGTTAATTAAACAATCAATCAGATCTCCAGTCAATCGGAAAAAATCGAATATTAGTTTATTCTCACACAAAGAGAGCCATGTTGGCCTTAAGAAAAAGAGGAGAGCTATTTGGCTAGGTTCAGAAGTGGAAAATAATgcaattaaagaaattaaattacttGATAACTTAGCATATAAAGCATAA
- a CDS encoding Yju2p / cwf16-like; Zn finger: KMSERKVLNRYFPPDFDPKKLEESKKLLKKSKPNSRGGGYRKKKLLNIRMLYPFTIRCNGCEVYHYVGTKFNSKVEKVQSESYLGIPIWRFYGRCTQCGNEIVFKTDPKSGDYILESGAKQNFNMNNKEVVKKKSEDDFESKVINSVLESRSMEELEILKNLNKRLMNREATELNALKHILDENEIIPEDQFITPTDNKCNEIISDRERQLITNSVRNCIDSYEENPKFQKKLGSCVVNSDGSKRLNAAVKVKEKNSKDLFFNYYDTESE; encoded by the coding sequence AAAATGTCTGAAAGAAAAGTCTTGAATCGATATTTCCCACCAGATTTTGATCCAAAAAAGTTGGAAGAAAGTAAGaaacttttaaaaaaatcaaaaccAAACAGTAGAGGTGGAGGGTAcagaaaaaagaaactaTTAAATATCAGAATGCTATACCCTTTTACTATTAGATGTAATGGCTGTGAGGTTTATCACTATGTCGGGACGAAGTTTAATTCAAAGGTAGAGAAGGTACAAAGTGAGTCGTATCTTGGAATACCTATTTGGAGATTTTACGGGCGATGTACTCAGTGCGGAAATGAAATAGTCTTTAAAACAGATCCAAAATCAGGAGACTATATACTTGAGTCAGGAGCtaaacaaaattttaatatgaACAATAAAGAAgttgtaaaaaaaaaatctgaaGACGACTTCGAAAGTAAAGTCATTAATTCCGTATTAGAATCCAGATCTATGGAGGAGCTTGAAATACTGAAGAACCTAAATAAGAGACTAATGAACAGAGAAGCAACTGAATTGAATGCTTTAAAGCATATTCTTGATGAAAACGAAATTATACCTGAAGACCAATTCATCACTCCAACAGATAATAAATGCAATGAAATTATATCAGATAGAGAAAGACAGCTAATTACAAATAGTGTAAGGAATTGTATTGATTCATATGAAGAAAACCctaaatttcaaaaaaaattaggtAGCTGCGTTGTAAACTCAGATGGTTCAAAGAGGCTCAATGCCGCTGTTAAGgtgaaagaaaagaattcaaaagatttattttttaactACTACGACACTGAATCGGAGTAG